In Candidatus Dormiibacterota bacterium, one DNA window encodes the following:
- a CDS encoding PadR family transcriptional regulator, whose amino-acid sequence MKTKRGLPRTPLALAVMNLLMEHPMHPYEMKLKMKERGHDQVIRLKGGSIYDTVERLEEGGFITAQAPSREGRRPERTVYAITETGREEITAWMREMVAQPVNDYPQFAAALAFLAVLDKGEVVRLLRARMALLDGQIARNEKGLENLQKTLAIPRLFLVEAEYGVVMNRAELAWVRSLIRDIEDGTLWITHEEMHAVDARLGNREGGGDH is encoded by the coding sequence ATGAAGACTAAAAGAGGACTTCCCCGGACCCCACTGGCTCTGGCCGTCATGAACCTGCTGATGGAGCACCCGATGCATCCCTACGAAATGAAATTGAAGATGAAGGAGCGGGGCCATGACCAGGTCATCAGGCTCAAGGGTGGGTCGATTTACGACACGGTCGAACGTCTAGAAGAGGGTGGATTCATCACAGCACAAGCGCCCAGCCGCGAAGGGCGCCGGCCGGAACGGACGGTCTACGCCATCACCGAGACCGGCCGGGAGGAGATCACGGCCTGGATGCGCGAGATGGTGGCGCAGCCGGTGAACGACTATCCGCAGTTTGCCGCGGCGCTCGCCTTCTTAGCCGTGCTCGACAAGGGCGAGGTCGTGCGCCTCCTCCGGGCGCGGATGGCGCTGCTGGACGGTCAGATTGCCCGGAACGAGAAGGGTCTCGAGAACTTGCAGAAGACCCTGGCGATCCCCCGCCTCTTCCTCGTGGAGGCCGAGTACGGCGTCGTCATGAACCGCGCGGAGTTGGCCTGGGTTCGCAGCCTTATCCGCGACATCGAGGACGGCACGCTGTGGATCACGCATGAGGAGATGCACGCGGTTGACGCGCGACTTGGAAACCGAGAAGGAGGAGGTGATCATTGA
- a CDS encoding HAMP domain-containing sensor histidine kinase, with protein MSFRLRLTFFGAALVALTLLAFGWLVYELAANSQAATQDDALRQRAADALTLIRTAPPGELNGTATPSLTGAEDLQRRTDPFTEVLTSSGVVLSSTGRVGSAAPAVPATLLDAAANGGALATVDTPGSPQLRLFAGPWSRPDLGLRGFAVAGQPTSIQIENRKGLRGFLIISSIPTLLAAFLAGWLVTGRALRPLKTVVETADSIARTRDLKRRLPPAKRRDEIGLLSESFNGMLEQVEAANQQLTVALDAQRRFVADASHELRTPLTTIRGNADLLAQGPAVTEDVRAAAAHDIASESARMSRLVDHLLTLAQADAGQHLELAPVELRATMASVGRQAQTMHPDRTFRSVGMTDATVRADIDAVTQLLWILVDNAVKFTKPGGEIELGLRQLDSTALLTVADDGTGIPADDLERVFERFYQADPARSNKGAGLGLSIAHWIVDEHHGIIGVRNNTGPGCTFTVSLPLAG; from the coding sequence GTGTCGTTCCGTCTGCGACTGACGTTCTTCGGCGCGGCTCTGGTCGCACTCACCCTCCTGGCCTTCGGCTGGCTCGTCTACGAGCTGGCCGCGAACAGCCAGGCGGCGACCCAGGACGACGCCCTCAGGCAACGCGCCGCCGATGCCCTGACACTGATCCGGACGGCCCCGCCGGGCGAGCTAAACGGCACGGCGACGCCATCGCTCACCGGCGCGGAAGATCTGCAGCGTCGCACCGACCCGTTCACGGAAGTGCTGACCTCGTCCGGCGTGGTCCTCTCGAGCACCGGTCGGGTCGGGAGCGCGGCCCCCGCCGTGCCGGCGACCTTGCTCGATGCCGCCGCCAACGGCGGCGCGCTGGCGACGGTCGATACCCCTGGCTCCCCGCAGCTGCGCCTCTTCGCCGGGCCATGGTCGCGCCCGGATCTCGGCCTGCGCGGCTTCGCCGTCGCCGGCCAGCCCACGAGCATCCAGATCGAGAACCGCAAGGGCCTGCGAGGCTTCCTCATCATTTCGTCGATCCCCACCTTGTTGGCTGCCTTTCTCGCCGGCTGGCTCGTCACCGGGCGGGCGCTGCGGCCGCTCAAGACCGTGGTGGAGACCGCGGACTCGATCGCCCGTACGCGCGACTTGAAGCGACGGCTGCCTCCCGCGAAACGGCGGGACGAGATCGGCCTCCTCAGCGAAAGCTTCAACGGCATGCTGGAGCAGGTTGAGGCGGCCAACCAGCAGCTCACCGTCGCGCTCGACGCGCAACGACGCTTTGTCGCTGATGCGTCGCACGAACTCCGGACGCCATTGACGACCATCCGGGGCAATGCGGACTTGCTGGCGCAGGGTCCGGCCGTGACGGAGGACGTGCGCGCCGCCGCCGCCCATGACATCGCCAGCGAGAGCGCGCGGATGAGCCGGCTGGTGGACCACCTGCTAACGCTGGCCCAGGCCGACGCCGGCCAGCACCTCGAGCTTGCGCCGGTCGAGCTGCGCGCGACGATGGCATCGGTCGGCCGTCAGGCGCAGACCATGCATCCCGACCGAACCTTTCGCAGCGTGGGAATGACGGACGCGACCGTCCGGGCGGACATCGACGCCGTCACGCAGCTGCTCTGGATCCTGGTCGACAACGCGGTGAAATTCACCAAACCGGGCGGGGAGATCGAGCTCGGCCTGCGCCAGCTCGACTCGACCGCGTTGCTCACGGTCGCCGACGACGGGACGGGCATCCCAGCGGACGATCTCGAGCGTGTCTTCGAGCGCTTCTACCAGGCCGATCCGGCACGGTCGAACAAGGGTGCCGGACTCGGGCTCTCGATCGCCCACTGGATCGTCGACGAGCATCACGGAATTATCGGCGTCCGGAACAACACCGGCCCCGGCTGCACGTTTACTGTGAGCCTCCCGCTCGCCGGCTAA
- the ftsH gene encoding ATP-dependent zinc metalloprotease FtsH yields the protein MLPARGTGPTPAGSPRPFWRSRGFWIYLIVLLAINYILTFVFMSGPARITVPYTTFIQQVNADNVKDITAQANSIQGDFKTSVTSGSASGTLFQTERPVFATDSLETLLEQHNVLITATAPGSGGSPLLNILLSFGPALLLIGGFLYLSRRMSAAGPGGFLGAFGQSKATLYTPDSGTRITFADVAGIEEAKQDLAEVVDFLKTPEKYQRLGAQIPHGILLVGAPGTGKTLLARAVAGESNRPFFSLSASEFVEAIVGVGAARVRDLFAKAKAAAPSIIFIDELDAIGRARASSAAFGANDEREQTLNQILTEMDGFTPNQNVVVLAATNRPEVLDPALLRPGRFDRRVTVSAPDKVGREAILKIHTRKVSLAPDVDLGDIAGATAGFVGADLRNIVNEAALVAARKGRTAVTREDFDEAIERSVLGLRRPIVLGADEKRLIAYHESGHALMGLLIPGADPVKKLTIVPRGLSLGSTYSQPLDDRYNYPESYLRGRITLALGGRAAEEVAYGAVTTGAESDLQQVNQIARSMVARFGMSPKLGPLNLTQPGDGAASTEHFSEETAKILDEEVRRIVDECHRESMRLLTENRDRLDRLAEAVLKKDTLDQDEIYAATGISKPPTARPVIAPPLPGNGSSRDGDLAKAEVGSEIHRA from the coding sequence TTGCTTCCGGCGCGCGGTACCGGACCCACGCCGGCCGGATCGCCCCGGCCCTTCTGGCGCAGCCGTGGCTTCTGGATTTACCTCATCGTGCTGCTGGCGATCAATTACATCCTGACCTTCGTGTTCATGAGCGGACCAGCGCGGATCACGGTGCCCTACACCACCTTCATCCAGCAGGTGAATGCCGACAACGTGAAGGACATCACCGCGCAGGCCAACTCCATCCAGGGTGACTTCAAGACATCGGTGACATCCGGGTCGGCCAGCGGCACGCTCTTTCAGACCGAGCGGCCGGTGTTTGCGACCGACAGCCTGGAAACGCTGCTCGAGCAGCACAACGTCCTCATCACCGCGACGGCCCCCGGATCGGGAGGATCACCGCTGCTGAACATCCTGCTCAGCTTCGGGCCGGCCCTGCTGCTGATCGGTGGCTTTCTCTATCTGAGCCGGCGCATGTCCGCGGCGGGTCCGGGCGGATTTCTCGGCGCCTTCGGCCAGAGCAAGGCCACGCTCTACACGCCGGACTCGGGGACCCGCATCACGTTCGCCGACGTCGCCGGCATCGAGGAGGCCAAGCAGGACCTGGCCGAGGTCGTCGATTTCCTCAAGACGCCGGAAAAGTACCAGCGGCTCGGGGCGCAGATCCCCCACGGCATCCTGCTGGTGGGAGCGCCGGGCACGGGCAAGACCTTGCTGGCGCGCGCCGTCGCCGGTGAATCCAACCGGCCGTTCTTCAGCCTGTCGGCCTCGGAGTTCGTCGAGGCGATCGTCGGCGTGGGCGCGGCGCGAGTCCGGGACCTGTTCGCGAAGGCGAAGGCCGCCGCCCCGAGCATCATCTTCATCGACGAGCTCGATGCGATCGGCCGCGCACGCGCGTCCTCCGCCGCCTTCGGCGCGAACGACGAACGCGAGCAGACCCTCAACCAGATCCTGACCGAGATGGACGGCTTCACGCCGAATCAGAACGTGGTCGTGCTCGCCGCCACCAACCGGCCCGAGGTCCTGGACCCTGCTCTGCTCCGCCCGGGTCGGTTCGATCGTCGCGTGACGGTCTCCGCACCTGACAAGGTGGGACGCGAGGCGATCCTCAAGATCCATACGCGCAAGGTCTCCCTCGCTCCTGATGTGGACCTCGGCGATATCGCCGGCGCGACGGCCGGCTTCGTCGGCGCCGACCTGCGAAACATCGTCAACGAAGCCGCCCTGGTCGCCGCCCGCAAGGGCAGGACGGCCGTCACACGCGAGGATTTCGACGAGGCGATCGAGCGATCCGTCCTTGGGCTTCGCCGGCCGATCGTGCTCGGGGCCGACGAAAAACGCCTGATCGCCTACCACGAGTCGGGCCACGCACTGATGGGCCTGCTGATCCCCGGAGCGGATCCGGTAAAGAAGCTGACGATCGTGCCGCGCGGGCTTTCCCTCGGCTCGACCTACAGCCAGCCGCTCGACGACCGCTACAACTATCCCGAGAGCTACCTGCGCGGCCGGATCACGCTCGCGCTGGGCGGCCGAGCGGCCGAGGAAGTTGCCTACGGCGCCGTCACGACCGGGGCGGAGAGCGACCTCCAGCAGGTCAATCAAATCGCCCGCTCGATGGTGGCGCGCTTTGGCATGTCACCGAAGTTGGGGCCGCTGAACTTGACTCAACCCGGCGACGGTGCGGCGAGCACGGAGCACTTCAGCGAGGAGACCGCCAAGATTCTTGACGAGGAGGTCCGCCGGATCGTCGACGAGTGCCATCGGGAATCGATGCGCCTGCTGACGGAAAACCGCGATCGTCTCGATCGCCTGGCGGAGGCAGTGCTGAAGAAAGACACGCTCGACCAGGACGAGATCTACGCCGCCACGGGGATCAGCAAGCCGCCGACGGCCCGTCCGGTGATCGCCCCGCCGCTCCCTGGCAACGGTTCCTCGCGCGATGGCGACCTGGCGAAAGCTGAGGTCGGCTCCGAGATCCATCGCGCGTAG
- a CDS encoding YciI family protein, whose protein sequence is MKYLYLLYADESKMPAPDSPQMQQQQAAFGRYYEELSGKGMFKGGDPVQPSKTATTVRVRNGSTKTASGPATTGSEQVIGFYVIEAKNQDEAVAYAAKVPSASVGSIEVRPIIGS, encoded by the coding sequence ATGAAATATCTGTATTTGCTCTACGCCGACGAATCGAAGATGCCCGCGCCGGACAGCCCGCAGATGCAGCAACAGCAGGCTGCCTTCGGTCGCTATTACGAGGAGCTTTCGGGGAAGGGCATGTTCAAGGGCGGCGACCCGGTCCAGCCGTCAAAAACGGCGACCACGGTCCGCGTCCGCAACGGGTCGACGAAGACCGCCTCAGGGCCCGCCACCACTGGGAGCGAGCAGGTCATTGGCTTCTACGTCATCGAGGCGAAGAACCAGGACGAGGCCGTCGCTTACGCGGCCAAGGTACCCTCGGCCAGCGTCGGCTCGATCGAAGTCCGACCGATTATCGGATCCTAG
- a CDS encoding GlsB/YeaQ/YmgE family stress response membrane protein, with protein sequence MTLTHVLVLLLVGAIAGLIGERLVSRGMPGGLLGAIVAGLVGAWLMVDILHVVIAPDLSLGGIPILSAILGAAIVVLVLSVVAGASFARGWSRH encoded by the coding sequence ATGACGCTTACGCACGTGCTCGTCTTGCTGCTGGTCGGCGCGATCGCCGGATTGATTGGCGAACGACTGGTCAGCCGCGGCATGCCCGGTGGGCTGCTCGGTGCGATCGTCGCGGGACTGGTGGGCGCCTGGTTGATGGTCGACATCCTGCACGTCGTCATCGCCCCTGACCTGTCGCTGGGTGGCATCCCGATCCTCTCCGCGATTCTTGGCGCGGCAATCGTTGTCCTCGTTCTCAGTGTCGTCGCGGGCGCGAGCTTCGCTCGCGGGTGGAGCCGACACTAG
- a CDS encoding BTAD domain-containing putative transcriptional regulator, translating into MFGGSLLRIYLTGEVAVERGEHLLRDADLAGRQGRLALVYLVSERERAVTQSELAELLWPDSLPPSWPVALSAVISKLRQKLGTLGLDRDRIIANAFRCYQFRPPAETWIDLEAAADAVHQAEGAVLANRPQAAYGPSLIATTIARRPFLVGEDAPWVMTRRERLRDILVRALDCRVEALIWNGELALAQDQARAAVDLEPFRESGYRRLMQVLVRRGDRAEAVRVYQQCRQRLADELGVAPSDETESLLKTLLGSTA; encoded by the coding sequence ATGTTTGGAGGCTCATTGCTTCGCATCTACCTGACCGGTGAGGTCGCCGTCGAGCGTGGCGAGCACTTGCTCCGTGACGCCGATCTCGCCGGTCGCCAGGGGCGCCTGGCACTCGTCTACCTCGTGTCGGAGCGGGAGCGGGCGGTGACCCAGTCCGAGCTCGCCGAGCTGCTCTGGCCCGACTCGCTTCCACCGTCGTGGCCGGTGGCGCTCAGTGCGGTGATCAGCAAGCTCCGCCAGAAGCTGGGCACGCTGGGCCTCGATCGCGACCGGATCATCGCCAATGCTTTTCGCTGCTACCAGTTTCGGCCGCCCGCCGAGACCTGGATCGACCTCGAGGCCGCGGCCGACGCCGTCCACCAGGCCGAAGGTGCCGTGCTCGCCAATCGGCCGCAGGCCGCGTATGGGCCGTCGTTGATCGCGACCACCATCGCGCGCCGCCCGTTCCTCGTGGGAGAGGACGCGCCCTGGGTGATGACTCGACGGGAGCGCCTGCGTGACATCCTGGTGCGAGCGCTCGACTGCCGCGTGGAGGCGCTCATCTGGAACGGCGAGCTCGCCCTCGCCCAGGACCAGGCGCGCGCCGCCGTCGACCTGGAGCCGTTTCGTGAGTCAGGCTATCGCCGGCTGATGCAGGTGCTCGTCAGGCGCGGCGATCGCGCCGAGGCGGTGCGGGTCTACCAGCAATGCCGCCAGCGGCTCGCCGACGAGCTGGGCGTTGCCCCCTCGGACGAGACGGAATCGCTGCTGAAAACGCTACTCGGGAGCACAGCCTGA
- a CDS encoding ABC transporter permease: protein MARAEAPETAPDPTAAVHAATIEVPPELVAQSLGEWFRAWLTRIRSGESGALPVILALLIITVVFQAISPHHVFLSAGNLVALFQQSAVFMVLAMGEIFVILLGEIDLSIAYAGGVGAAVTVQLVQPGTAKWPWWGAIIAGLAVCAVIGAVQGSLITRLRLSSLIVTLAGLLIWQGTMLIILGLAFSGYPSLAGLNPNLQVLYNLMWGTIDPTVSWIAMAVVVLAIAALLWFGDNRRRRSGLVAPPVSLTLLKIAVIALVAISVVAICNVNRAAFGTLAGVPWVIPIVLAVFAAWMTILQRTKFGRYVYAIGGNPEAARRAGINLAAVRTLCFMICTFTAGIGLLLYASYLGGMSGNINGGQLVLYAIASVVLAGTSLFGGRGKVLHGILGGLVIGGIYNGMGLLGLDVRWQFIVTGLVLLVAITIDSLSRRSATSGSAARV, encoded by the coding sequence GTGGCGCGCGCTGAGGCCCCCGAAACCGCTCCGGATCCGACCGCTGCAGTACATGCCGCGACCATCGAAGTCCCGCCCGAACTCGTCGCCCAATCACTGGGCGAATGGTTCCGTGCCTGGCTGACCCGTATCCGCAGTGGGGAAAGCGGTGCGCTGCCGGTTATCCTCGCCCTGCTCATCATCACGGTCGTCTTCCAGGCGATCAGCCCACATCACGTCTTTCTCTCGGCGGGAAACCTCGTCGCCCTGTTCCAGCAGAGCGCGGTCTTCATGGTCCTGGCAATGGGTGAGATTTTTGTCATCCTCCTCGGCGAGATCGATCTCTCGATCGCCTATGCCGGCGGCGTCGGTGCCGCGGTCACGGTACAGCTGGTGCAGCCAGGCACCGCGAAATGGCCGTGGTGGGGCGCCATCATCGCAGGACTGGCGGTCTGCGCCGTCATTGGGGCGGTCCAGGGAAGCCTGATCACCCGCCTTCGGCTCTCGTCGCTGATCGTGACCCTGGCCGGGCTGCTGATCTGGCAGGGCACGATGCTGATCATCCTCGGCCTCGCCTTCTCCGGCTACCCGAGCCTCGCCGGCTTGAATCCAAATCTGCAGGTGCTCTACAACTTGATGTGGGGAACGATCGACCCCACGGTCAGCTGGATCGCGATGGCGGTTGTCGTCCTCGCTATCGCCGCCCTGCTCTGGTTTGGGGACAACCGCCGGCGCCGAAGCGGCCTGGTCGCACCACCTGTCAGCCTGACGCTCCTGAAAATTGCCGTGATCGCGCTCGTCGCGATCTCGGTGGTGGCGATATGCAATGTCAACCGGGCGGCGTTCGGCACGCTGGCGGGCGTGCCCTGGGTCATTCCCATCGTCCTCGCCGTCTTCGCCGCCTGGATGACGATTCTTCAGCGAACGAAGTTTGGACGCTACGTCTACGCGATTGGCGGTAATCCCGAGGCCGCACGGCGGGCCGGCATCAATCTTGCCGCCGTTCGAACCTTGTGCTTCATGATTTGTACCTTCACCGCTGGCATCGGTCTCCTGCTCTACGCCTCCTATCTGGGCGGCATGTCGGGCAACATCAACGGTGGACAGCTCGTCCTATATGCGATTGCGTCCGTAGTCCTGGCCGGAACCAGCCTCTTCGGCGGCCGAGGCAAGGTGCTCCACGGCATCCTCGGCGGCCTGGTCATTGGCGGGATCTACAACGGGATGGGACTGCTCGGCCTGGACGTCCGCTGGCAGTTCATCGTCACCGGGCTGGTGTTGTTGGTGGCGATCACGATCGACTCGCTCTCTCGCCGGAGCGCCACCTCAGGCAGCGCCGCCCGCGTCTGA
- a CDS encoding ATP-binding cassette domain-containing protein encodes MGQVIKDSSGAEPRLKARGVDKHFGPVQALTQVDLDLYAGQVTALCGDNGAGKSVLTKCIAGIYEIDRGQFFWEGRPVHIRSPRDAARLGIETVYQDLALADNLDIVQNMFLGRERTRSAFLNEDDMERAASKTLADLRVTTVRSIRQPVASLSGGQRQSVAVAKAVMWNSKLVMLDEPTAALGVVQTKMVLDLVRRLRDRGLAVMMISHNLNDVFEVADRIAVVHLGRMVTQGRATTYDRQSVVDYMTTGASSRAGQPTDGNGAKSGAR; translated from the coding sequence ATGGGGCAGGTAATCAAAGACTCGTCAGGGGCCGAGCCACGGTTGAAGGCCCGGGGCGTCGACAAGCATTTTGGCCCGGTGCAAGCCCTCACGCAGGTGGACCTCGACCTCTATGCCGGTCAGGTCACCGCCCTCTGCGGGGATAACGGCGCCGGTAAGTCTGTCCTCACCAAGTGCATCGCCGGCATCTACGAGATCGACCGCGGCCAATTCTTCTGGGAGGGCCGCCCGGTTCATATTCGCAGCCCGCGCGACGCCGCCCGGCTGGGAATCGAGACCGTCTATCAGGACCTGGCGCTCGCCGACAACCTCGACATCGTCCAGAACATGTTCCTTGGCCGCGAACGGACGCGAAGCGCCTTTCTCAATGAGGACGACATGGAGCGTGCCGCGAGCAAGACGCTGGCCGACCTTCGGGTTACCACCGTGCGGTCGATCCGGCAGCCCGTCGCTTCACTCTCGGGCGGGCAGCGTCAATCGGTGGCGGTCGCCAAGGCGGTCATGTGGAACTCCAAGCTGGTCATGCTGGACGAACCGACGGCCGCGCTGGGTGTGGTGCAAACCAAGATGGTGCTCGACCTGGTCAGGCGCTTGCGGGATCGCGGCCTGGCGGTAATGATGATCTCGCACAACCTCAACGACGTCTTCGAGGTGGCGGACCGGATTGCCGTTGTGCACCTCGGCCGGATGGTGACGCAGGGTCGCGCCACCACCTACGACCGGCAAAGTGTCGTCGATTACATGACCACCGGTGCCTCGAGCCGCGCCGGGCAGCCAACGGATGGTAACGGAGCAAAGAGTGGCGCGCGCTGA
- a CDS encoding response regulator transcription factor, giving the protein MDVSAGARRILVVDDDPMVATTVQRVLRPEGYEVAVALGGADALAQARAHRPDLVVLDLMMPGIDGLEVCRQLRADTDLPILMLTARSGTADRVRGLDTGADDYLVKPFAYAELLARVRALLRRTPPPATLLQFADLRLEIGTREVRRGQRVIPLTAREFALLAHFMRHPRQVLTRDQLLGAVWAGEDTDDNVVAVYVGYLRAKLDGEGEPPLIQTVRGFGYSLRET; this is encoded by the coding sequence ATGGACGTGAGCGCAGGCGCCCGGCGGATCCTGGTGGTCGATGACGACCCGATGGTCGCGACCACCGTCCAGCGCGTCCTTCGTCCCGAAGGCTACGAGGTCGCCGTGGCGCTTGGCGGCGCCGACGCGCTGGCGCAAGCGCGTGCGCACCGGCCGGACCTTGTGGTCCTCGACCTGATGATGCCCGGCATCGACGGACTGGAGGTGTGCCGGCAGCTGCGGGCGGACACAGACCTGCCCATCCTGATGCTGACCGCGCGCAGCGGGACGGCCGATCGCGTCCGCGGCCTCGACACCGGCGCCGATGACTACCTCGTCAAACCGTTCGCCTATGCGGAGCTGTTGGCCCGTGTCCGCGCATTGCTGCGCCGCACGCCCCCGCCCGCCACCCTCCTTCAGTTTGCGGATTTGCGCCTGGAAATCGGGACCCGCGAGGTCCGCCGCGGTCAGCGGGTGATCCCGCTCACCGCCCGCGAGTTCGCGCTGCTCGCCCACTTCATGCGGCACCCTCGGCAGGTGCTGACTCGAGACCAACTCCTTGGAGCCGTCTGGGCCGGTGAGGATACCGACGACAACGTCGTGGCCGTTTATGTCGGGTACCTTCGCGCGAAGCTGGACGGCGAGGGCGAGCCGCCACTGATCCAGACGGTCCGAGGCTTCGGCTATAGCTTGCGCGAGACCTGA
- a CDS encoding substrate-binding domain-containing protein, which translates to MASTGALAVVLAACGSSTAAPAASASVPADLSVSSFNQSFSYMANLKSMTTAGSGNVGVILPDTTSSTRYVNFDAPYLKQAFDGAGYTTSQYTISNAGGDPAQELNLATADITAGAKVLIFDPLNSNVGGQIQQLAASHGVKTISYDRATFTGTNVYYVSFDNVQVGKLIGDGFLKCVTDWHVSSPKVFELDGGQDTDPNAVSFAQGYNNSIWGDKTTPLTAGKTNSQGMTLVAEKIAPGWDNAAGQTVFAQQFTANPSINATVEANDGLGNAAITVLKNKGVGPKKVPTTGQDATEQGMANVLKGYQCGSVYKAVYLEAQDAVALATVLRAGLTPPAALLNGTTSPPSGQAGSTQPASLLVPIWVTSANMNDTVIKDKFVDKTQLCTDVTTAVCTAAGIS; encoded by the coding sequence ATGGCGTCCACGGGCGCGCTCGCCGTCGTTCTGGCGGCGTGCGGTAGCTCGACAGCGGCACCGGCGGCAAGCGCGAGCGTGCCGGCGGACCTCAGTGTCTCGTCTTTCAACCAATCGTTCTCGTACATGGCCAACCTGAAGAGCATGACCACGGCGGGCAGTGGAAACGTTGGGGTGATCCTCCCCGACACCACCTCGTCGACGCGGTACGTCAACTTCGACGCACCGTATCTGAAGCAGGCCTTTGATGGGGCCGGCTATACGACATCGCAGTACACGATCTCAAACGCCGGGGGCGACCCGGCCCAGGAGCTTAACCTCGCCACGGCGGACATCACCGCCGGCGCCAAAGTGCTGATCTTCGACCCTCTGAACAGCAATGTCGGCGGGCAAATCCAGCAACTGGCCGCAAGTCACGGTGTCAAGACCATCAGCTACGACCGGGCCACCTTCACGGGTACCAACGTCTATTACGTGAGCTTCGACAATGTCCAGGTCGGCAAGCTGATCGGCGATGGTTTCCTGAAATGTGTCACCGACTGGCACGTCTCGAGCCCGAAGGTCTTTGAGCTGGACGGCGGCCAGGATACGGACCCCAATGCCGTCTCCTTCGCCCAGGGTTACAACAACTCGATCTGGGGCGACAAGACAACCCCGCTAACCGCAGGCAAGACGAACAGCCAGGGCATGACGCTCGTCGCGGAAAAGATCGCCCCCGGCTGGGACAATGCCGCGGGACAGACCGTGTTCGCCCAGCAGTTCACCGCCAACCCGAGCATCAACGCGACCGTCGAGGCGAATGACGGGCTCGGCAACGCGGCCATTACCGTCCTCAAGAACAAGGGCGTCGGACCCAAGAAGGTCCCAACAACCGGACAGGATGCGACCGAGCAAGGCATGGCCAACGTTCTCAAGGGCTATCAGTGCGGATCCGTCTACAAGGCGGTCTATCTCGAGGCTCAGGACGCGGTTGCCCTCGCCACCGTCCTGCGTGCCGGCCTCACGCCTCCGGCCGCGTTGCTCAATGGCACCACCTCGCCGCCGAGCGGGCAAGCGGGAAGCACCCAGCCAGCCTCACTGCTGGTGCCGATCTGGGTGACAAGCGCGAACATGAACGACACCGTCATCAAGGACAAGTTCGTCGACAAGACCCAACTCTGCACCGACGTTACGACGGCCGTCTGCACGGCCGCGGGCATTAGCTAG
- a CDS encoding DUF1059 domain-containing protein: MQKRVECECGWSLQTDDEAKLVVGVQQHAKQIHNMEGVTKDQVLAQARPA, from the coding sequence ATGCAAAAACGCGTCGAATGTGAATGCGGCTGGTCGCTCCAGACGGACGACGAGGCGAAGCTGGTGGTCGGGGTCCAGCAGCACGCCAAGCAGATCCACAACATGGAGGGTGTCACCAAAGACCAGGTGCTCGCCCAGGCCAGGCCCGCTTAA